CTTTAGCTAGTAGGTCTGCGAATCCATTATTTTCTGCTTTACCATATTCTCCGTGTCTATCAATTATTAGCCAAGCAATATTCTTGCCGCTGTTCCTAGCCCACTGAATCATTATTCCCATTACACTTGTTGTTTTACCAGCACCTGTTTGACCAGCTACTAGGTAGTGTTTAGGTATAGATAATGATAGATCAAGGTTTAACGGTGCATTTATGAAATATTTTTCTTCTCTAAGCTCTTTAGCAGGGGCTATACCGCTTCTCAACCATCCAACAGGAACATTTTCTCCACTACTACTTATGCCTTTGCTTAGTAGCCTCATTATTTTTTCAGACTCGGGATCCTTGGGGCGGAGAATATATACTGGCGTATTAAGTGGTGGTGGTTGATATGGTTTTATAACAATTGGTTTTTCATCATTTATGTTTCTTATCTCAAAGAATAAGTATGCATTAGCAATCATTGATGTCTCTAAGCTATATATTGGCGGTGCCTCCTCGAGATCTTTTACTAGGGAACTACTGCTGATCGGTATTTCGCCTTCAAAACCAACTATTTGGAGCAGAACATATTTATTATCAAGCTTGGTATACAGTATATCCCCTATTCCTGGACGATAATTTTCACGTGTAAGAATAATTTTTACATGGTCTGTGTTCCAAGAATAAATTAGACCAACCGGTTCAGACACATATATCACCTATAACCATATCTCATACGCGTGGTTGGAGAGAATACTTGTTCAAGAATACGTGAAGAAAGATCGCCCCGTGATCTAAGTATGCGGCGAAAAGCTTGTTCAAAGAATTTACGTCTATCTTCACGGAATCTAACATCATTGTCTATCTCCATATATCCAAATGGGGGTTCTCCTATAGCTCTTGTTCTATAATGCATCATGGTATTCACAATGTATGATATATAGGGATTAACATTTGAAGCCTTATCCTTGTTTACCACGACTTTTTCTTTTCCTAGATCAATTATTGGTTGATCAAGATAAATATCGAGGATAAACACGTTTTTATAATCCGGCGTGATGGGGAATCTTGAAACGTATACTCCATAATTGCTATAAACTATTCTATTGAAAATATGTATAGTTTCTCTAACAAAATCCTTACTTCCACCTCTCCCCCAGTATTCCTCGAGGATCTTTGCAGCTTCGCCTATTCCTTCTAAGTCGACTAGACTATATAATCCCCTACCATTAATTATATCGGGTTTTTTAGCGTGGAATAAGCTATGGCTACGAATAATGTTTGTAAATTTCGATGTTTTTGATAAACCAACTATTCTAAACAAGTATTTTTTGATCTCATCAACGCTTATGCCTAGGATTATAGATAATATATCTAAGCCATCAACACCTCTTGGACTACGCGGTATACTAAACCATTTAATAAGTGTTCCATCTAATACAATATATCTTGGCACAATACTACCATTTTCTTCGAGCAATAATAATAATTTCAATGCATATGCAAGCTCTAATAAGCCCTCAATATACTTGGTGAGCCTTACGAAAGATTTAGGGCTTTCGAAAATGGTTGATCCACTAATATCTAGTAATAACTTATTTATTTCTCTTGAAGCTTCCTCAGCATCCTCTCTTTTATTAAATAATAAAGAGTTGTCATAGAAGGATTTAATTTTAATTGTGAAAATATATTTGTTCTCTCTTCTCTTCCTACTAGAATATAACATGAGGAAATCATTTACAGGTTTATCTAGGAGATTTTTAATCTTGTGAAGCTTTCCATTTTCATCTCTAACTATTCCGCTTATCTGTATAGGTATAATTATTGATACATCTAGCTGGTATGGTTTAAATCCTGCATCAACAAAGCCTACGGGTACTTTTTCAGAATCCCTCTTTATATTTTCAACAGCGTAGAATTTATGGAAGACTTCTCTGCGGAGACTAATCAATTGATCTTGTTGTGTCTCTATGAAGTCACGCCTAAGATCATCTACAATGCTTGATAATAGGTCATAAAATATGTTATAGATATCATTATTTCTTATTGACACCGAGGATCTCCTCCATGATTGGTTTTAATTCTTTGAAGAGGGATTCATAGAATTCTGTTTCATTAGTATCAGGTGATTTTTGCCTGCCTAAGATATTTATTAGCTCAAGTATTTTCTGGGGAGAAACATTTATACCGAGCTTTTTCACAAACTCCTCCACAGCTTTCTTCTCAATCTCTTCTATATCCCCTATATCCTCAAAACCAATCTCTACTTCACCCTTCTCCTTAAACCCTCTCATCTTCAAATGTATTAATATCTTCTTTTGCTGCTCTATTTCTCGGATATTATGGATTAATTTGTTCTTATCATCTAAAGGTATTCCTTCAATATCGAGTATTAACACATTATATTTATCTGGTTGTAAATCTTTAATGGTTCTTTTAACTTCTTGAACAGTGTCTTTTAGTCCTTTATAATAGTCCTTAATGTATTCAACATTTACATTGAACGGTTCCCATATGCTTTTAACAGTTGTTTCCTCTCCACTAATATCTATTAATAGAAACCTTCTATCTCTACCATATTTTTTGCGTAGAAAATATGTTTCCTCAAGATCACTGGTATCTCTACCAACAGGAGCTCCTGGATAAGCAATATTGGTTGTGGCTTCGTCAAATAGTGGAATAGGGAAATGAATATGTCCTAGAGCCACATATTTCGTGTTTCTAGGTAGAGCAGATAAAATATTCTGGTCTTCAATAATTGCTTTACCATACCTATAACTATAAACGCTTGGATCGTATCCAGCGAATTTAACACTAGTATGAGCTAGGACAACTATATTCTCCAACCTACCTTCAGGCTGCTTAAATACTACCTTCCTATCACGTAGATACATAGTTTCCATATTATTTTTAAGACCGGGGACAGCGTAGAAAACAATGTCTCCTAGCCTGTAAGGGTATAAAACTAGTTCTCCACTGATTTTATACATGGGAACATGTATTAAGCCTGCTTCATTAAGTAGAGTAAGTATATCTGCTCCTCTAGGCGAGGAATCATGGCTTCCAGGAACACTTACAACATATATATTCTTCTCTTTCAACCTCCTCAAAACCCTATATACTCTGCGAAGAACATCAAAATTCTCTATTCTCGGTCTCTCAAAGAAATCTCCAGCAATAACTAAGTATGGTATCTCATTATTAATCGCGTAATCAGCGATTTTCTCGAAAGCCTCAACATTGGCGTTTCTCAAAGGTCTATTACTAAAAGCACCAATATGAAGATCAGCTGTATGTATAAACAGCAACTAAACCCCTCCTCAACACCCTTCTAAACCTATCCTGAATCAATATATACTTAAAAACTTATAAAGCGAGCTTGAAGAAAAACAATAGAATAATCCCCTGACTTAAAAATCTTAGTCTTACCGACAAAAAACACTTGATCCAAGCTGGTTTTTCCATAAAATTTAAGTCGCCAACGCCCTGTAACCCCCCGGTTTCACGGGATAATAATACATTGCTCAAGTAAAAATAATGCTAACCTGACGATTTAGCAATACATTAACAGCTAGGAAAGAAAAAAATTTCGTCTAATTTCAGTTCTTTCTATGTTGCTACATGCATGGATAGAGAATGCTGTTTTCACACCCCTCAAAATCTTTCAATTCTTTTTGTGTTGTTACTTTGGTTCGAATACGTTGTTACATTTTTGTTTTTCTTCGAAGGACTATATA
This is a stretch of genomic DNA from Staphylothermus hellenicus DSM 12710. It encodes these proteins:
- a CDS encoding DNA repair exonuclease; amino-acid sequence: MLFIHTADLHIGAFSNRPLRNANVEAFEKIADYAINNEIPYLVIAGDFFERPRIENFDVLRRVYRVLRRLKEKNIYVVSVPGSHDSSPRGADILTLLNEAGLIHVPMYKISGELVLYPYRLGDIVFYAVPGLKNNMETMYLRDRKVVFKQPEGRLENIVVLAHTSVKFAGYDPSVYSYRYGKAIIEDQNILSALPRNTKYVALGHIHFPIPLFDEATTNIAYPGAPVGRDTSDLEETYFLRKKYGRDRRFLLIDISGEETTVKSIWEPFNVNVEYIKDYYKGLKDTVQEVKRTIKDLQPDKYNVLILDIEGIPLDDKNKLIHNIREIEQQKKILIHLKMRGFKEKGEVEIGFEDIGDIEEIEKKAVEEFVKKLGINVSPQKILELINILGRQKSPDTNETEFYESLFKELKPIMEEILGVNKK